From the genome of Nicotiana sylvestris chromosome 1, ASM39365v2, whole genome shotgun sequence:
TTCGAATCATCTAAAGGAAATAGTTTGAAGGAATATTATGAACCGAAACATTATCAGCAGAAAGTATAAATATTCGAAGTATTTTTTAGCTAAATAGCTGCTACTAATCTCTACCTTCATTTGCTCACAATATCATTACCCTATAACAATAGCACCCGgagggggtggggtgggtggggggggggggggggttctgacTGATACTTCCTCCACCTGATTTTGTATTTCAGAATTCTTCAAGTTTCTAATACTAGCTGATATTTTCTCCGAGTTTTGGTTATCCTTCAGCAATAAAGACCAGCTACTTAACATTGTCACATCCTCTTTGTACTATATTGTTAGAGCTAACCTGACAGTGACAACGGACCCGAGGACCAACATCTGCTAATTCATCTGTTGAAACCACTTCTGCTACACGCTCTTGTGTCTCCCACCAATTATCTTGTTGGTAAGTTTTCATTTGGCTTTGGAGATCTGGGCGATGAAGATCATctgcaaaaaaaaaatatcttcagaTCTAATGTCACAATGCTAACTTAAAATAAATCAAGCTGAAGCAAGAGACTAGACATCAGACCAGCCAACTTCTCATCCTCACTGGAGGCCCCCTTGTCACAATCAGCTTCCTGGGGTAAAAGTAATGGGATGTCTTCTGGTGGTGACCCAGACGGAAATGGATCTTGTCCATTCAGGTCTTCAGGTTTCAGCTCAGCTGTCTTAGTTTCGGCCTCAACTTCTCTGCTTCTCCCCATGTAGTGCGGAAGAACCATGTGATGCTGTGGCATAAGCAGTGGTATTGTCTGTTCATTTGGAGCTTTGCTTCTCTGCATCAATTATCAGAAATATTAGCAACTTGAAATTTCTTAAATAAGTATGCTGAAGACCAGAAAAGAACCTTAGCATGATTCCAGCGCTGAACGAAGTGTCTGGCAATGTCTCGGCAAGGTGGTCCCCATAGAGCACAGTGGACATCATGCCATGGCATTCGGGGATATTTCTCTCGATCTAATTCATCTTTCATGGCATCTTCCCAAGAATTTGGCTCGGATTCTCTGCATAATAATGATTATTCATCAAATTTCAATATCACATTTGCTGCATATTGGTTTGAATGCCTTCTATAGGCAGTCAAACTTGAGAGAATGCTCTAATTCTTTCCTTTCTCCATCTATGAAATAGATATTAACTTGAAGCATCTCACTCTAAAATAGATTTTCATTTGAATTAGTTGGAGGTCTAGAATATTACTCTTACTGATACTCTTACATTTTAGGACATCCCAAGATCGTTGCCACCACTACTACTAATATTATTGATATGAGTTTCACTAGTTACATGAATTGAAATTTATTTAATCAATCAATTCAAATTTTGATAAGACGCTTTCCCTATCGAACTAAAATTTAGTACTCCATTACTTTAACATTTTCTTTCATTATCtcttatatataatataattcACATTAACATCCTAAATTGCACGCTCATAGGACGGAGATAGTAAAGTACAATCATGTAACTCAATCGATTGCTTCAATATttcgtcccccccccccccccaccaccaccaccacaaaTAGTGCTCATAGCACTAAAAACGCGTTTCAATTTTTTACACACGGTTTGTTAGGAAATGATGAAAAGAAGAGTACGAAAAGGAAACTTGGGGACAAAGTGAAGAGAATTGTTTGCATCTTCACTTAACCTCCTTCTTTCACATTAAACTATGTGAGTCCTAGAGGGAAGTAATTTTCTCCTCTTCATGGAAGGGACAGAAATTGTTCAACTTTTCACTAGTTTCCTTTGCCTCCTCATTACCAAACACGATAATGTAATCTCTCAAACTGTCACATTGTCTGGGCGATTTAATATAATTCACCAAGACATTAATATAATTCATGTTCTATGTCATGGtggattcttttcaaaatctacATAGTCCATCACCTGAATGCTAATGGAAACCTATTACTCGAACACATACCAACTACGGAGTTCGAGAAGAATTCTTGTTGACAAAATAATGGCATCAATATAAATCCAAACTTGCCAAAGGAAACTTCAATTTTATGACCTGGTCGTATACATATTGAAGCTAGATTACCTTGGGTTATAGTAGTCCTTCCCAGGCCAAATAGAAGGAGGCAGATCAGCCAAGTTGTGTTCTCTTGTGTCATAACGGCCAAAACATAAATCTAGCCCTCCAATATAACAAATCTTGTTGTCTACAATGACAATCTTTTCATGGTGCGACCTGCATGTGGCAAGCACGTTTTAGTTTAATAAACTTATCAAGTAGAAGGAAAAAAGAATATTGAGCGTAGATCTGATGGAAACTCCATTCTATATCATGATTACATCAGAGTTTATGttgtataaaaaaaattaactgCTTACCACAAGTAGATCCCCGCAGAGAAATGGTTCGGATATCGCAGGACTTTaacatttttgtgaattttcagaAGCTGTCTTTTACTGTATAAACTGTTAATCTTTAAagcaatagaaacctccttgtaGAGAAGAATATAAATCTGCATAACATATATTTAGAAGTTAGATTCCATCTTAAAAATCATAATGGAAGATCTGTAGAAAAAAGCACATCTCTTGGTATCCCTTCTAACTTAAAGAAATCTCGTAGCGAACACTGGAAAAGAGTAAGCATGATCTCTTCTTTTATAAGAACAAGAGAAGTCAAGATCATTATCAAGCGAAATATTGTCAACCATTTATTGCACCCAGTACCATCTACCTTTTCTCTGGTCAAATAACACATAAAGTACTTATATATTTACTTTTTGAATGTAGAATATAATAACAGATACTACGTTCTctggaaaaaaataaagaaagaaaatacatagaCATTTGCTATAACTTCTCGATATACCATCTTTTTAAGATTAAGCAAATGGCAATTGTTGACTATCTCCGCAAGATACTCAAGTCGATCCATTATATTCGTTATAAATTCAAAAAGCAAGTAAAGCACTAGAAGTCTTAGTATCAGCAGAACGCATATTAAAATCATTTGGTACAGCTAGTCACATATTATACATTCTAGGTTCATTGTGTCTCTGTTGAAAACAATGTGTCTAGACACAAGACAAAATGCTCGATTCCTAATATTTATTACAAGTGACTGAGCATGATGATTTGAGTAATATCTCTCAACAAAAGTGCGACTTATAAGACTGTGGGCGAATATCACAGAATAAGAATTATACTTGCAAAATTCTATTCAATTATTTGTAAAGTCAAAACATGTTACTAGAAGAGATCGGTTGCATATGCACCTGGACCCCTTCTTTGGCTTTAGTCTCAAGTAATGCATCAAGTCTAGATGAGCTATGGTTGTGAAATGGACGTCTCAAGTACAGTTCTGGGCAAAGCCACCATCCAGTTATATAGATCTGCATAAAAATTAAATTAGGTGGAACTCTCTGCAGCAAGAAAATATTTGATTGAGAGTAACAAGTTGAGAGATCAACCTCAGATTTTGCACTCTCTATTGAAGAAGCAATTGCCTCAAATGCTGCTTTACCATCTATAAACCACTGAGCTTGAGTGGCATCATCATTTGTCCCCCTCAATGGAGCAAAAGAACCAAAGCGGTGAGGGTTACACCATCCTTCCGGAGGTTTAAGAACAGCATCATTGATTGCAGATATCCAATCATCGACTTTGGCATTGCTCGTGGTTCTAAACTTTACAATGCGGTTGCCACAACAAACCTTTCAGACATTACAACTGTCAGTTTTATGTAAAAGGAAACAAAAACAAGATGCACTCGTTGAGAAGTAAGTTCAGTGATTATAAGCTAAATTAAAAACACAGAAAGATGTAATTGATGCACTCAACATGTAACTTCATAATTTGACACACTGATCCATTATGAATTTATTTGGTTGAGAGTGTAGTAACAGAAAATGGATTTCCCAAGAGAATGGCAAAGGTACGTCAAGGAAAAAAGTGATTTTCCCACAAATCTTTGTTAGCCAAGAAGTTACTGGACAGTTAACCAGAAAATCCATTAGCTTGACTAAATTTATTTCGCAGCTTTCCTGAATCAAACTTCCTAAGAAGTAGTAGAATCTGTCAATGCATAAACTTGAATGGTGGAATTATGGGAAGAAAGAAGTAAACAGTGCAAACTGTGAAACAAGCTCAATCATTGCCTTATGTTATAATGCAGAGCTGATTGAATCTGAATTATTTATAATCTTCATTCAAGCTGACAAATTCTTTTTTAAGTATCTTACTGGTCCAGGGACAGAACATCTAATTGATTAAACTTAAACTAGTACTTCAGTAAGTGTCACGAAATCACTTGCTTGAATATCAAAAACTAGATAACTCTCAGCTTCAGGCATATTCAGGTGAGCGTGGCACGATGAGCACCCGAAATACACAACTTTGTTGCCCATATATGACATGTGTTTTTAATAATAAACTTAGCACTGTGTAGTAGTAGAGCACTCATAAAATGAACAAGTAACCAAGAATTAAGAAATTGTAATGGTTGAAATTTGAGATTAGACAGTTTGAATGGAAGCAGACCTTAAATGCATATCGCAAAggatttttttctcttatttcctCTGCTAAGTATACTGGATTCTCTCCCTTCTCATTAGATGTTGGAAGCACATCGAACACAATAATGTCCAGTAATTTTGCATCAAAAGGATTGTTTAGTAAGGCCAAGTAACCAGGTTTTAAAACAGCCCAAACCTGCATAACATAGCATGAATAGTTAAGACAAGGAAGCAAAAAAAAGTTTAAGAGAGTCAACCACTGTGGAGGACACAACATATTCAGATAACACTTGCTTCACAGACACGTTGATGATTCAGGAGAGCACAAAAGATAAAAGATCGCCTTAGCCTTACACTTACGTGTACCCAATTGGTGTCTGCTATAGTCGCAATTTTTTTCATCAAAATTACAACTCCCGATTTTCAGTTAACAAATGTTCACTCATGCAGCGTTAAATAATGTGTTAGTCCAACTATTGGGATGTTCTCGATTGGACGTAGACAAATTGGTAATGAAAGTGGACAATGTTAGTAGATGCAGAATCTTAGTCAGATAGAACATGATAACAACCATGGAACTGTGGAGACCTGAACGTTGCCAAGATGAGTTCTTAAAATACATGTGTGGCTATCTATCTTTAGTGTCTGACCACCTCCACTCATTCATGACATTCCTCATTCACTATGTTACTTTGAGTTCAAAAGTAACACGAGTGATTTTCAGTCTTGTTCTTAACAAACCAAGTGTCAATTCATCTTGTCAGTAAAGAGGAAGTATGCTTTTCAGGTTTCTATATTTGTGTCTGTCTGGAAGGAATTGAGGAAGGGATACATTCTAAATGTAATAACATTTCTCGAATCTGAACGCAACATAAAATGAGGTATGTCCATCTTCATGCCAGAACAAAATCAGCTCTTCAACTGTACCTCTGTAAGATAGTACGTGTCAATAAATAGACTTTCAGATAGACAGAAAACCTTATGTGCATAAAAGTTTTTGTATAGTGTGCATTCACATATATCCACAAATGTTGTCAGCAGACTACTATGGTGATTGTTTACCTTTTGCCACTTGCTCTTGCAACAGCCAGACCAATAACATATGCAACATCCCGCATCCTCCTCGTCTTTGGGAACTTTCAACAAATGCTTAATCATTACGTAATTTTCTTTGAGCTTTGGGCCATATTCTGGTAAGAATGATAACTTGGATACCTCCAAAAACTTGCACACCTAAAGTTTAAAAATTCTCTATATGTTACAACCAAGGAAAATAAGCATTAACAGCAGAAACTCTCAAAGAACCAAATATACTGTTTCTTAACTATGAATACCAAAAATTGCTCACTCCCCACCCCCTACCCACCCAGGGGGAGATAATTCCAGATTCAGGCTATAGAGAAATGTATCATCACTTAGAGGCAGTAGCTAATCCAAAGGAAGTATATGACGTAATAACTTACATAGACATGTAAGTTGTCCCCATGCTTAATTCAAGATTCAGGCATAATAATTTGTATTAACATGTAATTTCAGAGATTAACTAGTCTACGGCTTCCAAGATGGTAGTGAGTACCCCTGCCAACAGTTTACTTTTGCAACAAATGTCAATATCCCAGACAAACTTTCTAGTCAAAAGGTATCTGTCAGAGAACAAACTACTGGAGATTGAAGCAGAATACAGTACACACCTCTCGAGAATTTACAATGTCCAAATTCCCCAAAAAATGATTCAGATACTTTTGCATAGCGATTTTCCCTTTTTCTGTAACGGTTTGTTGCCTGCCCAATGCTGGACGAATGATTGATAAAGCAGCCCGGGATGGAACATACCTGCAAATAACCCATGGGCAAGAATCATATATGCTATTTGCAGAACGTATGCAAGGTCCCACCTGCTAAGCATAACTATATTCACACAGAAACCTTTTGACACCTGTTTCTAATACTATCTTCACTGTAAATTTGCACGGCACCATCATCGGGTTCAGCATCATCATGTATGACAGCTGTTTGTTCTCCTATACCAATGTGGTGAAGCCATTCTTTAACCTTTTCACAAAGGATTTGAGAAGTAAGACTCTTAGACAGTTAGCATTATTATACTCATAGAATGAAGAAATAAAGAAGGCGCAGAAACGTCTCATATTTGTGAAAGCAAAGAGAGATGAAACCTGCTCTTGTTTTTCATGGAGTTCCTCAATTATTGCACGTTTCCTCAATGCAAAGTGCAAATAAATAACTTGTGAGGCCTTCTTCACTAAGCGCCACTTGAACTGCTTATTGGAAAAGTAAAAGAGGAGATGGTCATGTAATGCGAACAAAAATGATAATGTGAATACGAGATTTTTTCTCTAGAAAATAAATTTTATTGACTAGTTGTTATCAGGGAATGCACTAATGGAAGaagaatacaacaacaacaacaacaacaacaacccagtaaaatcccacacgtggggtctggggagggtaaagtGTAATGGAAAAAGAATCAAATCTACAATTAAATAAAGACTTCACAAAAAAACGAGTTCCAAAATGTTAACTGCTCACTCTTTCATTATTTTAGCATAAAGACTGATAGACAACTAAAGGCTTAGCTAGCAGAAGAGGCATTCTTGAATAGGGTCACCCAAAACTTTATTCTGGAAAGGAATATTTTCTAGTAACTTAATTATTGAACTTCAATACACCAAGTATCATAGGCCTAACTAATTAGTTTCTATATCCACACATGCCGTAGTTTATTAAATCCGACATTCCCACGTCACAAAGTTATTTGATGactcagtatatatatatatttccatCGTCCCTTCCACCAGAAAAAATTGATCGCATTTTTTTTCTCACTTTTCCTCATAACCACCACAACCCGTCTTAACAGTATAGATGATGCCCATTTCAGTAACTACACCATTACAAAATGATCTAAACGCTAATCCGCATGTTGTTCCCAGTCACCAAGGAAAAATACTGTACCAATATGCCCATTTAAATACCACCTAGTAGTAAAATAAATCAACAAATATATATTCTAAACGCTTTTCCCAACTTAGACCACAATGATCGCATTTTCTTAATCCAATTAAACCGAACTGCTTCATACACGAGATTTTAAAAAATCATTGTAAAATcatgtactccctccgttccattTCACTAGTCATGTTTTCATTTGGCAGGGCCCTTAAGAAAACATTAATTAAAAGAATAATTCGACTAAGTTAACCTTACTTATTCTTTGATTTCAATTTAATACTACTTCTTGCTTTCACCGCATTGATCTCTTGCCacatttattaaaggtaaaattggaagaaaaaaaaaaggtatcTATTCTCTGTTGTTTTTCTAAATCGACAAGAAATTTGGAACAACTAGTTTTAGTAAAACCTGACAAGTAAAACGAACAGAGGAAGTGCTTCCTTATTCATGGATTATAACAACTACAATATTAaattaaatgaaaagaaaagaaaagcagaaACACAAAGTTCACGACATTCAGAGCTATACATAATAACTACTCCTAGTATTTAAAGTAAAAGACATGATTAAAAAAACATGCACGCCGGCATTAAATAAGAATTAAGTTTAAAAAGAGTCCGCACCTGCTTGTACTGGACTTCAATTGTGTATGACAAAAGCAAAGGGCTTATATCACTAGCATCTGCTCTTGAAACCGCAATGATAGTCGCTTTGGGCAATTCCTCAAAGATCGTCGCCGGCTCAGCGTAGCAACGAAGCGAATGCATCGATGACATTGCCGACGCCGGCGCGTTTTCTATCAGTTTCTCCGTCGACATTGCTACTGCTATTTGCTACTTCAACTTGAATTAATTTCAAATTATCCAACATAAGAAACTCCTTTGGCATTTAAAGAACACAGAATTTGTACGAATATTCTCTTATACGGATAGTATATTAAAAATTTGAAGCTgcaggagagagagagagagagtttaaGAAAGTTATTTCGTCTTTCGTTTTTCTAACGGAAGCAAAAAGGCGTAATATAGTTGGAGAACAAGTGGCGCAAGTTAGGGGAGGGTGACAGGTGAGTTCATGTATTTCACGTGAAGCTCTCTTGTGATGGAGACACGTGGATGTAGGTTTTGGTGGAGTGGGGTCAGTGTATACGTGGTAAGTGTTTATTCGTTTGCGGTAATGGGTTTTGGTTGCTATAGTGCAATTTGGAAACTGATGCTGTCTTGTGTTATATTGGGAGTATTTTGTTGTGTGCTAATATTATAGATAGATAGTTGGTCCTAACCATATAACAAAATGACAGAATTACCCCATAGTATATGTGATTAAATATAATAGGGCAGAAGCATAAGTGATGTTTTACTTGCACgttatattttgttttttgtTGTACATTTTTATAAGACAGCAAAAACAAGGAACTTTCAATTTTCCTTTCGTTTCTTTTTTCACTTACGAACTTTATGGCATTGTACGTCCATAATATTTTCTATCAACGAAAAGAACATCATAATTCGATGAACTCAGAGCCGGCTTAAAAGGCTTGGCAAGTAAGGCATATGCCTTAGGCCTCaatttcgagggttgcaattttaGAAGAAATAAATTATCGTTATGAAGTTGATGTGATTATTGAGGAATGAAAAAAGTCCTTTAATAAAGTAagcatatttttataatttcctTAAACTTGATGTAAccttcattttattttattttatattctgaCCACTAAAACCTATAAGTATTATATTAAAAATTGAGATTGCTAGATTATGAAAATTTGAAGGGGAAAAAAGTTATTGTATTAACCTCTGATGATCCTTAAAGCATAATAGCCACTCTAATATTGATGGCTTAGACTTGTATTTTGAGTTAAAAGTGCTAAGGGAATTAGTACAAATAGAAGACAGTACTCTAATCGATATAATTAGTTACATAAAAAGACTTGATTCATTTTCAAATGCTTAACAATTGCCTCAACGGAAAGaagattttcaaaataaaaatacataaaatcaacgTCTCAAAAATAATTAAATCGGTTAGCTATAttattaattgaaaaataattaCTAAAAAGTCGATTATGAAAATTTGAGGCTTTAATTGCAGTTACGCTTTAGGCCCTCAATTATGTCAAGTCGTCCCTGGATGAACTATCTAGTACTAACTTTCTTCTAacatttttaaatataaaatccTCTCAATACAAAATATGACAACTGAAGaggaaaaaagaaattaaaataattcaagGCGCGAAATTTCGTACTGCAAATGGCAAAATGTATACGTTTCACAAGTTGGACTTTGACAAGTTAAACAAAGGGCACGTTCGTCATTTCAATGTCGATGGACCTAACCTTCTCCTTAAAGCTTGTATGTCCCATAAGAGAATAAATAATAGAATATCCAACTTAAATGGAGTATATGCTAAAATAGCCACCAAACACTTGTCAGAGGTATCAAAATCATATTCCATAGATTATTCCTAATAACAAATGATAATCAAAACCCAATTATTAGGACAATCTTATAGTATTGCTTAGCTGGATAATCAGATGGTCGTCGCCAAGTGCAGTGATAACCTTGAAATACAATAAGAGTGATAGATTAAATGATTTGCTAATTTATTAGCAATAGTGTACATTTTCTTTAAtcgtttttaattttttattaacTCGGCCCATATTCCTTACTAGAACACGCCACACTACAATTGAAATGAGCATAACTTTTGGACGATGACGTTGTAATTCTTtttttaaactttcaaatttagcAGTAAAAGAAATTCCCAATCAATTATCAAATTTTTTAGAAGCATACTTATTTTATAAGAACTAGTATTAGCACCCGCGCAGATGTGCAGACACTAATCAtgttaaatatttgatttttttggattatacgtaaaaaatcttaaaatttaaactttctcgataaatatagataatcattagatattaattaagacATGAAAATGATTAAACATTTCTCAAATCTCCTAGTTataattctatttttcttttttagtacCATTCTCACCTGTGTCATTGGATCAAAAAAATAttcaggaagcaaaataataattcatatttatggcaaaacaattaaaggttgagactatgaaggactctttggatacgacttgactcttttactactgcttgaactcttatttggtgtgttgatatattctaaaattatttctattttaaattttcagtttctaaaattttatttttcaataataattattgtTATAAcaataaaaacaacaacaacaacccagtgtaatcccactagtggggtctgaggagggtagtgtgtacgcgaccttacccctaccccgaaggagtagagaggttgtttccgaaagaccctcggctcaataaGTGAAAATATTacccttaattcaaaactcattttagtcggCTATCTAAAATTTAAAAAGTTCTTTAGCCAGTGATTTTCTTTCTAGTATGACTCCTTTTTGATATTTGATATTTgatattaaccatgttaaatatacgagttatttgaattatatgtaaataaccttaaaatttaaATATTCTAGGTAATTACAGATAATCGTTAGATATTGTTTatgaaacactacatgaaaaaaggctaacattttctcaaatctcgcagtgataattttatttttgtaccATTCTTAttggtgtcattggaacctaaaaatagtcaCGAAATAATAACTCGTATTTATGAGCTTTGgaaaagcacaaaggttgacacaaTATGAACGATTCTTTGGTTACGACGTGACTTTTTTACTACTacttaaattcttatttggtATGCTATTATGTTTAAAtgaaatatttctattttgaaatttcaatttctacaaaattatatactatatttcaataaaataattatttttataatgatgcaagtgaagatattatccttaatttaaaatccaCTTTAATCAACTagctaaaaatttaaatgattctttagaCGGTAAattttatttcagtatgactccattttgagtttatcgatatctctagccacaaattttaaattttgaataccCTATACATAtacaaattttttgttctttgaatcactAAATGttagattaattgattattattATATAGGCGAAATACATAAACAGCCCCTCCAAGTTGTCCACAACGGTTATTTGAACACCTTAACTTGTCATGTGACTAGATGGACACCTCTGCTTGGTAGAAGTATATTCTCTTAAACCCCTTACGCTGATATGGCAAATTTTGTGTGTTACACTTACGTTTAAGCGCGTGAAGATCTTTAAAATTAGGCTTATCTTCTTTTTCCCCCTAAAATCAACGTGGACCCCACTATTACACCACCCCATAACCACGATTCTGGACGGAGAGGCTATTACCGATGATGGAGGGTGTCGGAGAGAGGGAGGATCTCGGCGAGGCTGTTGTCGACGATGCTTGTAAGTGTAATATTGCTCTcccttttctctcttctttcctTCATTCATCACTCCCTTTCAGCTCCTCCATATATTGCTCTCCCCCTCTCATTTTAATTTCCTCATCAAGTCTCTCCAAACCTAACCAAATTCACCAGCCAAAAAACTCTCAGTTCTAAACCAAAAGCTTTtactttttcattctttttgccCTTGTTTTTATCGCCTTCTCTCCAGTTTTGTCGCCGGTTGAATCATCAACGTTAATCTCATCAACTAGGTAATTAACGCTTACCCAGATGAGCAAAATTCACATAGAGTTCAAATTTTTCACTTTCAGTTTGAATTCTTGATTACATAGAAAAAATGGAGTCTACATGATAGAAACTTTCTCCTTTTGATTCAATTCCTAGAAGGTGTTAAATAGAAATTAATCAATTATATAgtcaaagttttgttatttgtttgatgtccatttatataaattgactcttcaaacaaacatttttcaaaaagaaaaaaacaacaacttGTGTTGAATATTGATTGATTTTTGTAATGTTTCTTTCTCCAACATGTAGGTTTACTTCATTATATATGCAAGtaaatttttatcaacttttaaactttttttttgttataaacatagacgtgtaccttatatattatatttaaaaattcgctttattcaaatctagctatagTGTTTTAAAGAATTATaattataggattttaaatgtaaAAGAGTTTATAGTTATGTggagtatttttttattttttttgccaGAGGCGACGTAGTATTTACATATTTTGAATTaagataacaaaagttcctaatataattgcatatgatcactaaccgaattaagtatgataacatggtatgatatttttttttattttaattcaaatttaaaaactttatatatatatatatatatatatatatatatatatatatatttgactaacatagtcaaatatagaataaagttatcatatactattgatatttattagtttgccacttggc
Proteins encoded in this window:
- the LOC104237781 gene encoding phospholipase D zeta 1-like, whose amino-acid sequence is MSTEKLIENAPASAMSSMHSLRCYAEPATIFEELPKATIIAVSRADASDISPLLLSYTIEVQYKQFKWRLVKKASQVIYLHFALRKRAIIEELHEKQEQVKEWLHHIGIGEQTAVIHDDAEPDDGAVQIYSEDSIRNRYVPSRAALSIIRPALGRQQTVTEKGKIAMQKYLNHFLGNLDIVNSREVCKFLEVSKLSFLPEYGPKLKENYVMIKHLLKVPKDEEDAGCCICYWSGCCKSKWQKVWAVLKPGYLALLNNPFDAKLLDIIVFDVLPTSNEKGENPVYLAEEIREKNPLRYAFKVCCGNRIVKFRTTSNAKVDDWISAINDAVLKPPEGWCNPHRFGSFAPLRGTNDDATQAQWFIDGKAAFEAIASSIESAKSEIYITGWWLCPELYLRRPFHNHSSSRLDALLETKAKEGVQIYILLYKEVSIALKINSLYSKRQLLKIHKNVKVLRYPNHFSAGIYLWSHHEKIVIVDNKICYIGGLDLCFGRYDTREHNLADLPPSIWPGKDYYNPRESEPNSWEDAMKDELDREKYPRMPWHDVHCALWGPPCRDIARHFVQRWNHAKRSKAPNEQTIPLLMPQHHMVLPHYMGRSREVEAETKTAELKPEDLNGQDPFPSGSPPEDIPLLLPQEADCDKGASSEDEKLADDLHRPDLQSQMKTYQQDNWWETQERVAEVVSTDELADVGPRVRCHCQVIRSVSQWSAGTTQTEESIHKAYCSLIEEAEHFVFIENQFFISGLAGDETISNRVADALYRRIRRAHKENRCFRVIIVIPLLPGFQGGLDDIGAATVRALMHWQYRTISKSNSSILHNLNALLGPETRDYISFYGLRTYGQLSDVGPMFTSQVYVHSKVMIVDDRIALIGSSNINDRSLLGSRDSEICVVIEDKDFIDSSMDGKPWKAGKFSFSLRISLWAEHLGLHAEEICQIKDPVADSSYKDIWMATAESNATIYQDVFSCIPNDLVHSRSELRQCRNHWKDKLGHTTIDLGVAPDKLEFHDNGLVTVENTKERLKSVKGHLVSFPLEFMREEDLRPGFIETEFYTSPQVFH